In a single window of the Enoplosus armatus isolate fEnoArm2 chromosome 15, fEnoArm2.hap1, whole genome shotgun sequence genome:
- the tmem30b gene encoding cell cycle control protein 50B, whose translation MVKEEQEIANRPDNTAFTQQRLPAWQPMLSPGIVIPGFVIIGLAFIGIGVALFVTSRSIQVLEIDYTGTEQTSPCFKCSEANTNNCVCQMDFSIDSLFKGPVFFYYGLTNYFQNYRNYGVSKDDNQLSGNLDSFTNPSSTCSPYIYANSKPIVPCGSVANSMFNDTFKMYQIVNGKRKQVPFDGKGIAWWTDYNIKYRNPAVTPLKNAFNGTVKPIFWPRPAYELDPSDPANNGFINQDFLVWMRRAALPDFRKLYRRITEGDYANGLPAGNYSIEIAYNYPVLSFDGRKKVVLSNVSWMGGKNEFLGIAYLVIGSMCVVMSIVMLIVYAKFKFPEED comes from the exons ATGGTGAAGGAAGAGCAGGAGATAGCCAACCGGCCTGACAACACCGCCTTCACTCAGCAGAGGCTTCCGGCATGGCAGCCCATGCTCTCTCCTGGCATTGTCATCCCAGGGTTTGTCATCATCGGTCTGGCATTCATTGGCATTGGCGTCGCTCTCTTTGTCACGTCACGGAGCATCCAAGTGTTGGAG ATAGACTACACTGGGACTGAACAAACCTCACCATGCTTCAAGTGCTCTGAAGCAAATACCAATAACTGTGTGTGCCAGATGGACTTCTCCATCGACAGTCTATTTAAG GGACCCGTGTTCTTTTATTATGGTTTGACCAACTACTTCCAGAACTACAGAAATTATGGTGTGTCCAAAGATGATAACCAGCTGTCTGGAAACCTGGATTCCTTTACG AATCCCAGTTCCACCTGTTCTCCCTATATATATGCCAACAGCAAACCAATTGTACCATGTGGATCAGTAGCAAACAGCATGTTCAATG acaccTTCAAGATGTATCAGATTGTCAATGGGAAGAGGAAGCAGGTGCCCTTTGATGGAAAAGGGATCGCTTGGTGGACAGACTACAACATCAAATACAGAAACCCTGCTGTCACTCCTCTGAAGAACGCATTCAACG GTACTGTGAAACCCATATTTTGGCCAAGGCCTGCTTACGAGTTGGACCCCTCAGACCCTGCTAACAATGGCTTCATCAATCAAGATTTCCTGGTGTGGATGAGGAGGGCAGCCCTGCCAGATTTCAGAAAGCTGTATCGACGAATCACTGAGGGTGATTATGCAAACGGTCTGCCAGCCGGAAACTACTCAATTGAAATTGCCTACA ACTATCCTGTTCTGAGCTTTGATGGGAGAAAGAAGGTGGTGCTCAGCAACGTGTCCTGGATGGGTGGCAAGAATGAGTTCCTGGGCATTGCCTACCTCGTGATTGGTTCAATGTGTGTCGTCATGTCCATTGTAATGCTAATTGTCTATGCTAAATTCAAGTTTCCTGAGGAAGACTGA